Proteins encoded together in one Lathyrus oleraceus cultivar Zhongwan6 chromosome 5, CAAS_Psat_ZW6_1.0, whole genome shotgun sequence window:
- the LOC127087493 gene encoding uncharacterized protein LOC127087493, with amino-acid sequence MLVRESLRKTKFLLQKTLKNFKCIIFGGSQKLPRSLSFKPFIGRTRSNNNSARTTYTSDQFYNEFYDILQSDLNRMNRNGETKPTEEEDAAATASNVKHVSFVKQTPQKNSIENIATEKKKNKGKNKNEGVHELALKMKELEMNDSGDVEQVLDIEEALHYYSRLKSPVYLDIVDKFFTDMHSEFSVSQSSVGIKHSKTKGRFGAIRL; translated from the coding sequence ATGCTTGTAAGAGAAAGCCTTAGAAAAACCAAATTCTTACTTCAAAAAACCCTCAAAAACTTCAAATGTATCATCTTCGGAGGGTCCCAAAAACTCCCCAGATCTCTTTCCTTCAAACCATTCATAGGTCGAACTCGAAGCAACAACAATAGCGCAAGAACAACCTACACAAGTGATCAATTCTACAACGAGTTTTACGATATTCTTCAATCCGATCTCAATAGAATGAATCGAAACGGCGAGACTAAACCAACGGAAGAAGAAGACGCTGCTGCAACTGCAAGTAATGTAAAGCATGTGAGCTTTGTTAAACAAACTCCACAAAAGAACAGTATTGAAAACATCGCGAcggagaagaagaagaacaaAGGGAAGAACAAGAATGAAGGAGTTCATGAATTGGCATTGAAGATGAAGGAATTGGAAATGAATGATTCAGGTGATGTTGAACAAGTTCTTGATATAGAAGAAGCACTTCACTATTATTCTCGTCTTAAGAGTCCGGTTTATTTAGATATTGTGGACAAGTTTTTCACTGACATGCATTCTGAGTTTTCTGTTTCACAATCTTCTGTCGGAATCAAACATTCTAAGACAAAAGGAAGATTTGGAGCAATAAGGTTGTAG
- the LOC127087494 gene encoding kinesin-like protein KIN-13B isoform X1: MNGGGRQGLRSSTTGVHHQRQYSENFLDGASTGNRWLQSAGLQHLQSSSAVNPLQDYNLYGGGGVQGGRMYRNAQRSFNGGGSDYYMEPASPPDAYRGASTLKLSGEDSTGDFSPGLLDLHSFDTELLTEIPTSNTYESNSLYRGRSFDDSEPYMSKQTAKARAPDNAVKSIPADKEKSSSVAKIKVVVRKRPLNKKELAKNEEDIIETYSNSMTVHETKLKVDLTQYLEKHEFVFDAVLNEEVTNDEVYRETVEPIVPIIFERTKATCFAYGQTGSGKTYTMKPLPLKASRDILRLMHHTYRNQGFQLFVSFFEIYGGKLYDLLNDRKKLCMREDGKQQVCIVGLQEYRVADVENIKDLIEKGSATRSTGTTGANEESSRSHAILQLAIKRSVDGSESKPPRLVGKLSFIDLAGSERGADTTDNDKQTRIEGAEINKSLLALKECIRALDNDQGHIPFRGSKLTEVLRDSFVGNSRTVMISCISPSSGSCEHTLNTLRYADRVKSLSKGNNSKKDVLSSNFNLKESISVPLSSVTAPVYEDHTADAWQDENEGDDFSPPEEYYEQVKPPLKKNVRMESYAMTDDRLKKPSGLVKWKDIPKAEPKSTNSEEDELSALLQEEEDLVNAHRTQVEDTMNIVKEEMNLLVEAGQPGNQLDDYVKKLNTILSQKAAGILQLQNRLAHFQKRLKEHHILVSSSGY, from the exons ATGAACGGCGGAGGAAGACAAGGACTTAGATCTAGTACCACCGGCGTTCACCACCAACGGCAATATTCCGAAAATTTTCTCGACGGCGCTTCCACCGGAAACAGATGGCTTCAATCTGCTGGACTTCAACATCTTCAATCCTCCTCCGCTGTAAATCCGCTTCAG GATTATAATTTGTATGGTGGCGGCGGAGTGCAGGGAGGGAGAATGTACAGGAATGCTCAGAGAAGCTTTAATGGAGGCGGGAGTGATTATTATATGGAGCCTGCTTCGCCTCCTGATGCTTATCGCGGTGCTTCGACTTTGAAGTTGAGTGGTGAAGATTCAACCGGTGATTTTAGCCCTGGCTTGTTGGATCTGCATTCCTTTGATACTGAGCTTCTTACTGAG ATTCCAACCTCTAATACATATGAGTCCAACTCTCTCTACCGTGGTAGAAGCTTTGATGATTCTGAACCTTACATGAGCAAACAGACTGCCAAGGCTCGTGCTCCTGACAATGCAGTGAAAAGTATACCGGCCGACAAAGAGAAGTCTAGTTCTGTGGCAAAAATTAAAGTTGTG GTTCGGAAGAGACCATTGAATAAAAAGGAATTAGCGAAGAACGAGGAAGACATTATAGAAACATATTCCAATTCTATGACGGTGCATGAAACCAAACTGAAG GTTGACTTAACCCAGTACTTAGAGAAGCATGAATTTGTTTTTGATGCTGTCTTGAATGAAGAAGTTACAAATGATGAG GTCTACCGTGAAACAGTGGAACCCATAGTACCAATCATCTTCGAACGCACTAAGGCAACTTGCTTTGCTTACGGGCAAACAG GAAGTGGAAAAACCTACACGATGAAGCCACTGCCACTTAAAGCATCAAGAGACATCCTAAGATTGATGCATCATACTTACCGGAACCAAGGATTTCAACTGTTTGTGAGTTTCTTTGAAATATATGGCGGGAAGCTTTATGATCTTCTTAATGATAGAAA AAAGCTTTGCATGAGGGAGGATGGAAAGCAGCAAGTTTGCATTGTTGGTTTGCAAGAGTATCGAGTAGCAGATGTGGAGAACATCAAAGACCTGATTGAGAAAGGAAGTGCCACAAGAAGTACAGGAACCACAGGTGCAAATGAGGAATCTTCTCGCTCCCATGCAATACTTCAACTTGCTATTAAGAGGTCAGTTGATGGCAGCGAATCCAAACCTCCCCGACTTGTTGGCAAGCTCTCCTTCATAGATCTTGCTGGAAGTGAACGTGGAGCGGATACTACTGACAATGACAAACAAACAAG AATAGAAGGGGCTGAAATCAACAAGAGCTTACTTGCCCTAAAGGAATGCATAAGAGCTCTTGATAATGACCAAGGACACATCCCTTTCAGGGGAAGCAAACTGACTGAAGTTTTGCGGGATTCTTTTGTTGGGAATTCCCGTACTGTTATGATATCATGCATATCACCAAGCTCTGGTTCATGCGAGCACACTCTGAATACTTTAAGATATGCTGACAG GGTTAAAAGCCTGTCAAAAGGGAACAACTCGAAGAAGGATGTTTTATCGTCAAATTTCAACCTTAAAGAATCAATTTCAGTTCCCTTATCTTCTGTTACTGCACCGGTCTATGAGGATCATACAGCTGATGCATGGCAAGATGAAAATGAAGGGGATGATTTTAGCCCCCCTGAAGAGTACTATGagcaggtgaaaccaccgttgAAGAAAAATGTAAGGATGGAGTCATATGCAATGACAGATGACAGATTGAAGAAACCTAGTGGTCTGGTCAAATGGAAGGACATCCCAAAAGCTGAACCTAAATCCACTAATTCAGAGGAAGATGAATTGAGTGCCCTCTTACAG GAAGAAGAGGATCTAGTAAATGCTCACCGGACACAAGTAGAGGATACCATGAATATTGTTAAAGAG GAGATGAACCTCTTGGTTGAAGCAGGTCAACCAGGGAATCAGCTGGACGATTACGTAAAAAAACTTAACACCATTCTATCTCAGAAGGCTGCTGGCATTCTGCAGTTGCAAAACCGTTTAGCTCATTTTCAGAAACGTTTAAAGGAGCATCATATTTTGGTTTCATCTTCTGGTTACTAG
- the LOC127087494 gene encoding kinesin-like protein KIN-13B isoform X2 gives MNGGGRQGLRSSTTGVHHQRQYSENFLDGASTGNRWLQSAGLQHLQSSSAVNPLQGGRMYRNAQRSFNGGGSDYYMEPASPPDAYRGASTLKLSGEDSTGDFSPGLLDLHSFDTELLTEIPTSNTYESNSLYRGRSFDDSEPYMSKQTAKARAPDNAVKSIPADKEKSSSVAKIKVVVRKRPLNKKELAKNEEDIIETYSNSMTVHETKLKVDLTQYLEKHEFVFDAVLNEEVTNDEVYRETVEPIVPIIFERTKATCFAYGQTGSGKTYTMKPLPLKASRDILRLMHHTYRNQGFQLFVSFFEIYGGKLYDLLNDRKKLCMREDGKQQVCIVGLQEYRVADVENIKDLIEKGSATRSTGTTGANEESSRSHAILQLAIKRSVDGSESKPPRLVGKLSFIDLAGSERGADTTDNDKQTRIEGAEINKSLLALKECIRALDNDQGHIPFRGSKLTEVLRDSFVGNSRTVMISCISPSSGSCEHTLNTLRYADRVKSLSKGNNSKKDVLSSNFNLKESISVPLSSVTAPVYEDHTADAWQDENEGDDFSPPEEYYEQVKPPLKKNVRMESYAMTDDRLKKPSGLVKWKDIPKAEPKSTNSEEDELSALLQEEEDLVNAHRTQVEDTMNIVKEEMNLLVEAGQPGNQLDDYVKKLNTILSQKAAGILQLQNRLAHFQKRLKEHHILVSSSGY, from the exons ATGAACGGCGGAGGAAGACAAGGACTTAGATCTAGTACCACCGGCGTTCACCACCAACGGCAATATTCCGAAAATTTTCTCGACGGCGCTTCCACCGGAAACAGATGGCTTCAATCTGCTGGACTTCAACATCTTCAATCCTCCTCCGCTGTAAATCCGCTTCAG GGAGGGAGAATGTACAGGAATGCTCAGAGAAGCTTTAATGGAGGCGGGAGTGATTATTATATGGAGCCTGCTTCGCCTCCTGATGCTTATCGCGGTGCTTCGACTTTGAAGTTGAGTGGTGAAGATTCAACCGGTGATTTTAGCCCTGGCTTGTTGGATCTGCATTCCTTTGATACTGAGCTTCTTACTGAG ATTCCAACCTCTAATACATATGAGTCCAACTCTCTCTACCGTGGTAGAAGCTTTGATGATTCTGAACCTTACATGAGCAAACAGACTGCCAAGGCTCGTGCTCCTGACAATGCAGTGAAAAGTATACCGGCCGACAAAGAGAAGTCTAGTTCTGTGGCAAAAATTAAAGTTGTG GTTCGGAAGAGACCATTGAATAAAAAGGAATTAGCGAAGAACGAGGAAGACATTATAGAAACATATTCCAATTCTATGACGGTGCATGAAACCAAACTGAAG GTTGACTTAACCCAGTACTTAGAGAAGCATGAATTTGTTTTTGATGCTGTCTTGAATGAAGAAGTTACAAATGATGAG GTCTACCGTGAAACAGTGGAACCCATAGTACCAATCATCTTCGAACGCACTAAGGCAACTTGCTTTGCTTACGGGCAAACAG GAAGTGGAAAAACCTACACGATGAAGCCACTGCCACTTAAAGCATCAAGAGACATCCTAAGATTGATGCATCATACTTACCGGAACCAAGGATTTCAACTGTTTGTGAGTTTCTTTGAAATATATGGCGGGAAGCTTTATGATCTTCTTAATGATAGAAA AAAGCTTTGCATGAGGGAGGATGGAAAGCAGCAAGTTTGCATTGTTGGTTTGCAAGAGTATCGAGTAGCAGATGTGGAGAACATCAAAGACCTGATTGAGAAAGGAAGTGCCACAAGAAGTACAGGAACCACAGGTGCAAATGAGGAATCTTCTCGCTCCCATGCAATACTTCAACTTGCTATTAAGAGGTCAGTTGATGGCAGCGAATCCAAACCTCCCCGACTTGTTGGCAAGCTCTCCTTCATAGATCTTGCTGGAAGTGAACGTGGAGCGGATACTACTGACAATGACAAACAAACAAG AATAGAAGGGGCTGAAATCAACAAGAGCTTACTTGCCCTAAAGGAATGCATAAGAGCTCTTGATAATGACCAAGGACACATCCCTTTCAGGGGAAGCAAACTGACTGAAGTTTTGCGGGATTCTTTTGTTGGGAATTCCCGTACTGTTATGATATCATGCATATCACCAAGCTCTGGTTCATGCGAGCACACTCTGAATACTTTAAGATATGCTGACAG GGTTAAAAGCCTGTCAAAAGGGAACAACTCGAAGAAGGATGTTTTATCGTCAAATTTCAACCTTAAAGAATCAATTTCAGTTCCCTTATCTTCTGTTACTGCACCGGTCTATGAGGATCATACAGCTGATGCATGGCAAGATGAAAATGAAGGGGATGATTTTAGCCCCCCTGAAGAGTACTATGagcaggtgaaaccaccgttgAAGAAAAATGTAAGGATGGAGTCATATGCAATGACAGATGACAGATTGAAGAAACCTAGTGGTCTGGTCAAATGGAAGGACATCCCAAAAGCTGAACCTAAATCCACTAATTCAGAGGAAGATGAATTGAGTGCCCTCTTACAG GAAGAAGAGGATCTAGTAAATGCTCACCGGACACAAGTAGAGGATACCATGAATATTGTTAAAGAG GAGATGAACCTCTTGGTTGAAGCAGGTCAACCAGGGAATCAGCTGGACGATTACGTAAAAAAACTTAACACCATTCTATCTCAGAAGGCTGCTGGCATTCTGCAGTTGCAAAACCGTTTAGCTCATTTTCAGAAACGTTTAAAGGAGCATCATATTTTGGTTTCATCTTCTGGTTACTAG